In Moorena sp. SIOASIH, the following proteins share a genomic window:
- a CDS encoding DMT family transporter — translation MKAIVTEDNREQTSELLPIILLVIALLALSITAILIRFSLQEISANATVFNRLWIATLVFGLWNGINQVRTQTSNQKYDEQSGYKISDILLLVGVAISHLGGRFLWTWSLTKTSVANGNVLGALTPFFATLGGWLLFKQRFDRRFLIGLALALLGATTLQIEDFLKSSNNFIGDTAALASSVFYAVNFLLLEQLRTKFSVEGILIWRCALGTLFMIPVVLIFSDQIFPISWSGWLAVISLAVICEAVGHGLVVYSLKHFSSGFVSLVLLLDPVVAAILAWILFSESLSILNLLGFAVIMEGIYLAKTGKGADKPTIKEENT, via the coding sequence ATGAAAGCGATTGTAACAGAAGACAATAGAGAGCAAACATCAGAATTACTACCAATAATATTATTGGTAATTGCCTTACTTGCTTTATCTATAACAGCCATCTTAATCAGGTTTTCTCTTCAAGAAATAAGTGCTAATGCCACAGTATTCAATCGTCTTTGGATAGCTACTCTAGTCTTTGGTTTGTGGAATGGAATAAACCAAGTACGCACTCAAACATCGAATCAGAAATATGACGAACAGTCAGGTTATAAAATTAGCGATATCCTACTTTTGGTAGGCGTAGCGATATCTCATCTGGGTGGTCGATTTCTATGGACTTGGTCTTTAACTAAGACTAGCGTTGCTAATGGTAACGTACTAGGAGCTTTAACACCATTTTTCGCTACTCTAGGAGGATGGTTATTATTTAAGCAGCGTTTTGACCGTAGATTCCTCATTGGTTTGGCACTTGCCTTGTTAGGGGCAACTACTCTACAAATAGAGGATTTTCTAAAATCGTCCAATAATTTTATCGGTGATACTGCGGCCTTAGCATCTTCTGTATTTTATGCAGTAAACTTTTTACTATTAGAACAACTGCGAACCAAGTTTTCTGTAGAAGGAATACTGATTTGGCGCTGTGCTTTGGGAACACTTTTTATGATCCCAGTGGTTCTGATATTCAGCGATCAAATTTTTCCGATTTCTTGGTCAGGATGGTTAGCAGTGATTTCCCTAGCTGTTATCTGCGAAGCTGTGGGACATGGTTTAGTAGTATACAGCCTCAAGCACTTTTCTTCAGGCTTTGTTTCCTTAGTCCTGCTTCTCGATCCAGTAGTTGCTGCTATTCTGGCCTGGATTCTATTTTCAGAAAGCTTAAGTATTCTTAACTTACTAGGTTTTGCTGTGATTATGGAGGGGATTTATCTAGCAAAAACTGGCAAAGGTGCTGATAAGCCAACTATTAAGGAAGAAAACACCTAA
- a CDS encoding DUF4037 domain-containing protein, which produces MSIVSKYIPLIKTIPPLAKTLAAQFGALDQVVAVALAGSRSQQVSDDRSDYDFYVYVKKDIPVEIRAAIAKQFAERIEINNQFWETGDEWIDLKSGFGVDVMYRTPQWIEEQLSRILVNHQASIGYSTCFWWNILTSVCLYDADGWFKQLQQKVNQPYPEPLKQAIIAKNYPILRQTISAYTHQLQLAIYRQDAISVMHRTTALLESYFDIIFAINAVPHPG; this is translated from the coding sequence GTGTCTATAGTTTCTAAATATATTCCCTTAATTAAAACTATTCCGCCCTTAGCCAAAACTCTAGCGGCTCAGTTTGGTGCTTTGGATCAAGTTGTCGCTGTAGCATTAGCAGGTTCTCGAAGCCAACAGGTTTCCGACGACAGATCAGACTACGATTTTTATGTCTATGTCAAGAAAGATATCCCTGTAGAAATTCGAGCTGCGATCGCAAAACAATTTGCAGAGCGCATAGAAATTAACAACCAATTTTGGGAAACAGGTGATGAGTGGATTGATCTCAAATCTGGATTTGGTGTGGATGTGATGTATCGTACCCCCCAATGGATTGAAGAACAGCTTTCACGTATCCTCGTCAACCATCAAGCTTCCATTGGATATTCTACCTGCTTTTGGTGGAATATCCTAACCTCTGTGTGTTTGTATGATGCTGATGGTTGGTTTAAACAGCTACAACAAAAGGTAAACCAGCCCTATCCTGAACCCCTCAAACAAGCCATTATTGCTAAAAATTATCCAATCTTGAGGCAAACTATTTCTGCTTATACTCATCAATTACAATTAGCAATATATCGCCAAGATGCTATCAGTGTCATGCATCGAACCACTGCCTTGTTAGAAAGTTATTTTGATATTATCTTTGCTATCAATGCTGTACCTCATCCAGGATAA